In Microvenator marinus, one genomic interval encodes:
- a CDS encoding efflux RND transporter periplasmic adaptor subunit: protein MMKWNGIWVLLVGLSVVLASGCKDEEDAEADAPSAPRSVPVETVSATARTLRESIISTATVDSKSAVDVVAEVPGVVITLDTEQGETVKKGQRIAQIQREEVNFGVSSAKTAVQRLESEVERLRPLYDKGVISRQVFDEAQWRLQEARSEQKRASMAASDLRAVAPMSGVVAMRYVNLGQQVATGTPLFRIVDPEELIVAVNLPENSLGKIFEGQEAYVESDALPDQTFNGKVERISPVVDPRTGTLRVQLSLDEAAAKTLKPGMFVKAHIVVSQRPDAVAIPRRAVVFTDDQSNVFVVEDKTALRKPVKLGVNDGTWVEILSGINMGDKVVVLGQEGLKSGTPVDAVEREGG from the coding sequence ATGATGAAATGGAATGGAATTTGGGTCTTGCTCGTAGGCTTGAGTGTTGTACTCGCGAGTGGTTGTAAGGACGAAGAAGACGCGGAGGCTGACGCACCGAGCGCGCCCCGCTCTGTCCCTGTTGAAACCGTAAGCGCCACGGCTCGCACACTCAGAGAGTCGATCATCTCGACAGCCACGGTGGACTCAAAATCGGCCGTTGATGTGGTCGCAGAGGTTCCAGGCGTGGTGATCACCCTGGACACCGAACAGGGTGAAACGGTCAAGAAGGGGCAGCGCATCGCGCAGATCCAAAGAGAAGAAGTCAATTTTGGCGTCAGCTCGGCCAAAACAGCTGTGCAACGACTGGAGTCTGAGGTTGAGCGCCTTCGCCCCCTCTACGACAAGGGCGTGATTAGCAGGCAGGTTTTTGATGAAGCCCAATGGAGGCTCCAAGAGGCTCGCTCCGAACAAAAGCGGGCATCCATGGCTGCTTCCGATTTGAGAGCGGTAGCGCCCATGTCTGGAGTCGTGGCCATGCGCTACGTAAACCTTGGACAGCAAGTCGCAACGGGAACGCCTCTCTTCCGAATTGTCGACCCTGAAGAGCTCATCGTGGCAGTGAATCTCCCCGAGAACTCCCTCGGAAAGATTTTTGAAGGACAGGAAGCCTACGTTGAATCTGACGCCCTTCCAGACCAAACCTTCAACGGCAAAGTCGAGCGCATCAGCCCAGTTGTAGACCCGAGAACCGGCACCCTCAGAGTTCAGCTAAGTCTGGATGAAGCAGCGGCCAAGACCTTAAAGCCCGGTATGTTTGTGAAGGCGCATATCGTGGTGTCTCAGCGGCCCGACGCCGTGGCGATCCCAAGACGCGCTGTGGTCTTCACCGACGACCAATCCAACGTCTTTGTGGTCGAAGATAAAACTGCCCTCAGAAAGCCCGTTAAACTGGGTGTGAACGACGGGACGTGGGTTGAGATCCTAAGTGGTATCAACATGGGAGACAAAGTCGTGGTGCTCGGCCAAGAAGGGCTTAAATCGGGCACACCTGTGGATGCCGTGGAGCGTGAAGGCGGATGA
- a CDS encoding TlpA family protein disulfide reductase: MSNENKSTKARKIIDLIFLGIISIVVGVGIAQMSDSGAASKLEGGPAPVFALEAMDGQRMGAKDFAGKVVILDFWATWCPPCIKQMPALQNIKNDEELKEDVKILSINTDDPTPERTELVESFMAKHALSLDVLYDDGVVSNLYGVERIPTLVVIDPNGLVSYGGSGVLSEGKLRKLIREAKGQ; encoded by the coding sequence ATGAGCAACGAAAATAAGAGCACTAAAGCGCGAAAGATCATCGATCTGATTTTTCTGGGAATCATTTCCATCGTGGTCGGTGTTGGAATTGCGCAGATGTCTGATTCTGGAGCCGCAAGCAAGCTTGAGGGCGGGCCAGCGCCGGTGTTTGCCCTTGAAGCCATGGACGGCCAACGCATGGGCGCCAAGGATTTTGCAGGAAAGGTAGTGATTCTGGACTTCTGGGCTACGTGGTGCCCACCGTGCATCAAGCAGATGCCGGCCCTGCAAAATATCAAGAATGACGAAGAACTTAAGGAAGATGTGAAGATCCTCTCGATCAATACCGACGACCCAACGCCCGAGCGGACCGAGCTCGTTGAGTCCTTCATGGCAAAGCATGCGCTGAGCCTCGATGTGCTCTACGACGACGGTGTGGTTTCGAACCTTTATGGGGTCGAGCGCATCCCGACTCTGGTGGTGATCGACCCCAACGGACTTGTGAGTTACGGGGGTTCAGGCGTGCTAAGTGAAGGCAAATTACGGAAGTTGATTCGAGAAGCAAAAGGCCAATGA